CAGATTTTCTTGACTTAAATTTTACTACAATTACTCGTGCCTACAATTTATGTGAAAAAAGAGGTTTAATTTATGCGGTTACTGGAAGTGGTACCTTTGTAGCTCCTAATGCCACCAGATCTATTACGATTTCTAAAGATAGCACGGAAGACCTTATCGAGTTTGGGTTTGTTGCGTCCTTTGAAGAAACGAATACTGTGGTTAAAGATATCATTCCAAAAGTGATAGAAAAAAGCTATTTGGAACAATTGCTCAATTACAATGAACCTACTGGGATTGCGCACCAAAAAGCAGCCGCACTTAATTGGATGAAATCTTTCGGTATAGAAGCGGATCAAGAGCATACAGCAATTGTTTCTGGTACTCAAAATGCATTGGCGATTGCTTTAACCGCTTTGTTTGAACCTGGAAATAGAATTGCAACTGATTTATATACCTATTCCAATTTCATAGAGCTGTCAAAAATCTTGCATATCCAGTTAGTCCCCATTCTCGGAGACCAAGATGGGATGTTACCGGACGAGCTTGATAAACAATGTAGTCAGCTAAATATTCATGGAGTTTTCCTTATGCCCTCCTGCTGCAATCCTACAACGGTTATGATTCCAGACTTTAGAAAAAGGGAGTTAGCAAATATCATTCGTAAGCATCGTTTAATTTTAATTGAGGATGATATCCATGCATATTTGACTGCGGGTATCATTTCGGATTACCAAGGTCCAATGTTCCATTTAATTCCCGAACAGACTGTTTATATTTGCGGAACCTCAAAATCTATATGTTCCGGACTAAGAGTTGCCTATATGGTCTATGGGGATACATTGCGTGAAAGGATCTTGCGGGCGATTTTTAATATAAATGTCAAAACTTCTTCTTTAGATGCTGAAGTGATTACAGAGCTTATTTTATCAGGTAAAGCCCAGGAAATTGTTATGCAAAAGAAACAGCTTGCACAAATAACAAATGACATTTATTTGGAATACTTTCCTTCTAGCGGGAATTTTGGACATCCACTTAGTTTTTATCGTTGGCTTTC
This region of Oceanobacillus sp. FSL K6-2867 genomic DNA includes:
- a CDS encoding PLP-dependent aminotransferase family protein → MPVNSFDNYPMSWKPDKSILKRPFYSSIASLLENDIVNGFLAPGTKLPPQRELADFLDLNFTTITRAYNLCEKRGLIYAVTGSGTFVAPNATRSITISKDSTEDLIEFGFVASFEETNTVVKDIIPKVIEKSYLEQLLNYNEPTGIAHQKAAALNWMKSFGIEADQEHTAIVSGTQNALAIALTALFEPGNRIATDLYTYSNFIELSKILHIQLVPILGDQDGMLPDELDKQCSQLNIHGVFLMPSCCNPTTVMIPDFRKRELANIIRKHRLILIEDDIHAYLTAGIISDYQGPMFHLIPEQTVYICGTSKSICSGLRVAYMVYGDTLRERILRAIFNINVKTSSLDAEVITELILSGKAQEIVMQKKQLAQITNDIYLEYFPSSGNFGHPLSFYRWLSVQGHHYGDKLENELKKRGIRVFHSDRFLSGQTTPDKYLRIALSSTKSVDELKIGLNILKQYLG